One stretch of Variovorax sp. 54 DNA includes these proteins:
- a CDS encoding Bug family tripartite tricarboxylate transporter substrate binding protein, whose translation MNLRRLCTGLALATTAGLAIAQGYPTAKPIRLIVGYPPGGGIDFAARTVQVPLQEALKQQLVVDYKPGASGMIAATELTRQPADGYTLLLANTGPFAIAPYLQSKPPYDPIKQFTYIGQISQGSYIAVTRPDHPAKNLKEFVAWAKGQPGKVNFASGGNGTSTHLNGELMNQVTGLDMTHVPYKGSAPAVQDLLGGQTQILIDAGSVLLPQVKGGKLKALAVTGPVRDPQLPDVPTVKELGLAGMEAVGFQGLVGPANMPKDVVDRLSGELAKALATPEIKAKFATAGAEVHPLGPAAFAAFVKADNEKWSKLIRERKLQLD comes from the coding sequence ATGAACCTTCGCAGACTCTGCACCGGCCTCGCGCTGGCCACGACCGCCGGCCTGGCCATCGCCCAGGGCTATCCCACCGCCAAGCCCATCCGCCTGATCGTCGGCTACCCGCCCGGCGGCGGCATCGACTTTGCGGCGCGCACGGTGCAGGTGCCGCTGCAGGAAGCGCTGAAGCAGCAGCTGGTGGTCGACTACAAGCCAGGCGCCAGCGGCATGATCGCGGCCACCGAGCTCACGCGCCAGCCGGCCGACGGCTACACGCTGCTGCTGGCCAACACCGGCCCCTTCGCCATCGCGCCGTACCTGCAGAGCAAGCCGCCGTACGACCCGATCAAGCAGTTCACCTACATCGGCCAGATCAGCCAGGGCAGCTACATCGCCGTGACGCGGCCCGACCATCCGGCGAAGAACCTCAAGGAGTTCGTGGCGTGGGCCAAGGGCCAGCCCGGCAAGGTCAACTTCGCCTCGGGTGGCAACGGCACCTCGACGCACCTGAACGGCGAGCTCATGAATCAGGTGACGGGCCTGGACATGACGCACGTGCCGTACAAGGGCAGCGCACCTGCGGTGCAAGACCTGCTCGGCGGGCAGACGCAGATCCTCATCGACGCGGGCAGCGTGCTGCTGCCGCAGGTGAAGGGCGGCAAGCTCAAGGCGCTGGCCGTGACCGGCCCGGTGCGCGACCCGCAACTGCCCGACGTGCCGACGGTGAAGGAACTGGGCCTCGCAGGCATGGAGGCAGTCGGCTTCCAGGGGCTGGTCGGCCCCGCCAACATGCCGAAGGACGTGGTCGATCGCCTGTCGGGTGAACTCGCCAAGGCCTTGGCGACGCCCGAGATCAAGGCCAAGTTCGCGACGGCCGGCGCCGAGGTGCATCCGCTCGGCCCGGCGGCGTTTGCGGCTTTCGTCAAGGCGGACAATGAGAAATGGTCCAAGCTGATCCGCGAACGCAAGCTGCAGCTGGACTGA
- the phnD gene encoding phosphonate ABC transporter substrate-binding protein: MKRRKLLLGTAAVTASAFVPMARAQQVLTVGLIPSEDSRAMIANSQAMMDMLSKALGFAVKPFVAADYNGVIEALRSKRLDVAYLGPFSYVLGTTVADIEAFAVAETKKAGRSYYHSQIVTHKDTGIKTVADLKGKTFAFVDPSSTSGHLFPKAGLMKAGFNPDKDFGRVIFSGSHDSSAIAVQNKKVDAAAIADRILDAAVSKGLVKREDLVEVWKSEPIPESPTVWRKDLPADLKKRVQAAFLQVKDIPWSDQGLLNGFHPTNDAAYDIIRDTAKVLNLDLRKMK; the protein is encoded by the coding sequence ATGAAGCGTAGAAAGTTGCTGCTCGGCACTGCCGCCGTGACAGCGTCCGCCTTCGTGCCGATGGCACGGGCACAGCAGGTTCTCACTGTCGGGCTGATTCCTTCCGAGGATTCGCGCGCCATGATTGCCAACAGCCAGGCCATGATGGACATGCTGTCCAAGGCCCTCGGTTTCGCGGTCAAGCCCTTCGTGGCGGCCGACTACAACGGGGTGATCGAAGCGCTGCGTTCCAAGCGGCTCGACGTGGCCTACCTCGGCCCGTTCTCTTATGTGCTGGGCACCACGGTGGCCGACATCGAGGCCTTTGCAGTGGCCGAGACCAAGAAGGCCGGGCGCTCCTACTATCACAGCCAGATCGTGACCCACAAGGACACCGGCATCAAGACGGTGGCCGACCTCAAGGGCAAGACCTTCGCCTTTGTCGACCCCAGCTCGACCTCGGGCCATCTGTTCCCGAAGGCCGGCCTGATGAAGGCGGGCTTCAATCCCGACAAGGATTTCGGCCGCGTGATTTTTTCGGGCTCGCACGACTCGAGCGCGATCGCGGTGCAGAACAAGAAGGTGGACGCCGCGGCCATTGCCGACCGCATCCTCGACGCTGCCGTGTCCAAGGGCCTGGTCAAGCGCGAGGACCTGGTCGAGGTCTGGAAGTCGGAACCGATTCCCGAGTCGCCCACCGTGTGGCGCAAAGACCTGCCTGCCGACCTGAAGAAGCGCGTGCAGGCCGCCTTCCTGCAGGTGAAGGACATTCCCTGGTCCGACCAGGGTCTGCTCAACGGTTTCCACCCGACCAACGACGCGGCCTACGACATCATCCGCGACACGGCCAAGGTGCTGAACCTCGACCTGAGGAAGATGAAATGA
- a CDS encoding AEC family transporter, with translation MLEAVNYAQLLFPDFSLIAIGWLLCRYTALDRRVWDQVESLVYYFLFPVLLFHSIVRSPLDFGATSSLLTAGVGVGLAGIAMAYALPFVPGLRSHIDRHDHAASAQIAFRFNSFICLALAERLAGPEGLLLIAVLIGVCVPMFNIAAVWPMTRHAQTGFVRQLVRNPLIVATLAGLIANVLGLTVPTWLTPTLTRIGAASLALGLLAAGAGMQFATLGRGKTLAVSVLAIRHFFLPLVAWGLSLALKLDATQASVLMAFSAVPTASSAYVLAARMGYNGPYVAGLVTLSTILGVASLPFALALPR, from the coding sequence ATGCTCGAAGCGGTGAACTACGCGCAGCTGCTCTTCCCCGACTTCTCCCTCATCGCCATCGGCTGGCTCCTGTGCCGCTACACCGCGCTCGACCGCCGCGTGTGGGACCAGGTCGAGAGCCTGGTGTATTACTTTCTATTTCCCGTCCTGTTGTTCCATTCGATCGTGCGCAGCCCGCTCGACTTTGGTGCCACCTCGAGCCTGCTGACCGCGGGCGTCGGCGTCGGGCTGGCCGGCATCGCGATGGCCTACGCCCTGCCCTTCGTGCCGGGCCTGCGCTCGCACATCGACCGCCACGACCACGCCGCCAGCGCGCAGATCGCGTTCCGCTTCAATTCGTTCATCTGCCTGGCGCTGGCCGAGCGGCTGGCCGGGCCCGAGGGCTTGTTGCTCATCGCCGTGCTGATCGGCGTGTGCGTGCCGATGTTCAACATCGCCGCCGTGTGGCCGATGACGCGCCACGCGCAGACCGGCTTCGTGCGGCAGCTCGTGCGCAACCCGCTGATCGTGGCGACGCTGGCGGGGCTGATCGCCAATGTGCTGGGCCTCACGGTGCCGACCTGGCTCACGCCGACGCTCACGCGCATCGGAGCGGCGTCGCTGGCGCTGGGGCTGCTTGCGGCGGGTGCGGGCATGCAGTTCGCGACGCTGGGGCGAGGCAAGACGCTGGCGGTGTCGGTGTTGGCGATACGGCATTTCTTTTTGCCGCTCGTCGCTTGGGGGTTGTCGCTGGCCTTGAAGCTGGATGCGACGCAGGCTTCGGTGCTGATGGCCTTCTCGGCCGTGCCGACCGCGTCGAGTGCCTATGTGCTGGCGGCGCGCATGGGCTACAACGGGCCGTATGTCGCGGGGTTGGTCACGCTGTCGACCATCCTGGGCGTGGCAAGCCTGCCGTTCGCGCTGGCGCTGCCACGCTGA
- the phnE gene encoding phosphonate ABC transporter, permease protein PhnE codes for MIAIGRFNVLIAKSGGNPGWWKYAVAVLAGIGVLWWAAIGSQVSFGELAKGMPWIADFLGRMLPPNWEFMQKLVGPAIETVQIALWGTLLAVILAVPLCFFAARNISPNVAVFHAMRQVLNITRGINEIILALIFVAAVGLGPFPGVLALALHGAGMLGKFFAESIEEIDQGPLEALRATGAGPIQTIIFGVIPQVVTAWIGVIVYRFETNLRQATVLGMVGAGGIGFELVGSMKLFQYQDTATCILVIVVMVMTADYLSTRLRGWIQQGAHR; via the coding sequence ATGATTGCCATCGGACGCTTCAATGTGCTGATCGCCAAGAGCGGTGGCAACCCCGGGTGGTGGAAATACGCCGTGGCCGTGCTCGCCGGCATCGGCGTGCTCTGGTGGGCCGCCATCGGCAGCCAGGTGAGCTTCGGCGAACTGGCCAAGGGCATGCCGTGGATCGCCGACTTCCTCGGGCGCATGCTGCCGCCCAACTGGGAGTTCATGCAGAAGCTCGTGGGCCCCGCCATCGAGACCGTGCAGATCGCGCTGTGGGGCACGCTGCTGGCGGTGATCCTGGCAGTGCCGCTGTGCTTCTTCGCGGCGCGCAACATCTCGCCGAACGTCGCCGTGTTTCATGCGATGCGGCAGGTGCTCAACATCACGCGCGGCATCAACGAGATCATCCTGGCGCTGATCTTCGTGGCGGCCGTCGGCCTCGGTCCGTTCCCCGGCGTGCTGGCGCTGGCGCTGCACGGTGCGGGCATGCTCGGCAAGTTCTTCGCCGAGTCGATCGAGGAGATCGACCAGGGCCCGCTCGAAGCGCTGCGCGCCACCGGTGCAGGGCCGATCCAGACCATCATCTTCGGCGTCATTCCGCAGGTGGTCACCGCGTGGATCGGCGTGATCGTCTACCGCTTCGAGACCAACCTGCGCCAGGCCACCGTGCTGGGCATGGTGGGCGCGGGCGGCATCGGCTTCGAGCTCGTGGGCAGCATGAAGCTGTTCCAGTACCAGGACACGGCCACCTGCATCCTGGTGATCGTCGTGATGGTCATGACCGCCGACTACCTCTCGACCCGGCTGCGCGGCTGGATCCAGCAGGGCGCGCACCGGTGA
- the psrA gene encoding iron-containing alcohol dehydrogenase PsrA, with translation MSANYHNPVHSVYGAGALLSLPKLLEGRRAALVTFPEARALGLLDRLEAVLGDALACTLDQTRPNPDVAELAETYEWFWRTHADVEVIVAVGGGSAIDTAKALMVADDHGRFADLVAGLAGERPFVATRHKTLIAVPTTAGTGSEVTPWATIWDRERQKKYSLHLPQTWPSHAIVDPELMLSLPAAVTLQSGLDALSHALEAIWNVNANPMSDTFAVAAVQDTLEVLPQLMARLDDVALRGRMALAALKAGMAFSNTKTALAHSISYEMTLRYGLPHGIACSFPLPMVLARAIGRRPDRDAVLAQALRMPLAEAPALLAAFIESLGVKTRFADYGVGEDEAREMLRHAQGGARGRNFIGNDVEAQEA, from the coding sequence ATGAGCGCCAACTACCACAACCCCGTGCACAGCGTGTACGGGGCAGGGGCCCTGCTGTCCCTGCCGAAGCTGCTCGAAGGCCGGCGCGCCGCGCTGGTGACCTTTCCCGAGGCGCGTGCGCTGGGCCTGCTCGACCGGCTGGAGGCCGTGCTCGGGGACGCGCTGGCCTGCACGCTCGACCAGACGCGGCCCAACCCCGACGTGGCGGAACTGGCCGAAACCTACGAGTGGTTCTGGCGCACGCATGCCGACGTCGAGGTGATCGTCGCGGTCGGCGGCGGCAGCGCCATCGACACGGCGAAGGCGCTGATGGTGGCCGACGACCACGGGCGCTTTGCCGATCTGGTGGCCGGGCTCGCGGGCGAGCGGCCCTTCGTGGCCACGCGCCACAAGACGCTCATCGCCGTGCCCACCACGGCGGGCACCGGCAGCGAGGTCACGCCCTGGGCCACCATCTGGGACCGCGAGCGGCAGAAGAAGTACTCGCTGCACCTGCCGCAGACCTGGCCGAGCCATGCCATCGTCGATCCCGAGCTGATGTTGTCGCTGCCCGCGGCGGTCACGCTGCAGAGTGGGCTCGATGCGCTGTCGCATGCGCTCGAAGCGATCTGGAACGTCAACGCCAATCCGATGTCCGACACCTTCGCTGTCGCGGCCGTGCAGGACACGCTGGAGGTGCTGCCGCAGCTCATGGCCCGGCTCGACGACGTGGCGCTGCGCGGGCGCATGGCGCTCGCGGCGCTGAAGGCGGGCATGGCGTTCTCCAACACCAAGACCGCGCTCGCGCATTCCATCTCGTACGAGATGACGCTGCGCTACGGCCTGCCGCACGGCATTGCCTGTTCGTTCCCGCTGCCGATGGTGCTGGCGCGGGCCATTGGCCGCCGGCCCGACCGCGACGCGGTGCTGGCGCAGGCGCTGCGCATGCCGCTGGCCGAGGCGCCGGCGCTGCTCGCTGCCTTCATCGAATCGCTGGGCGTGAAGACGCGTTTCGCCGACTACGGTGTGGGCGAGGACGAGGCGCGCGAGATGCTGCGCCATGCGCAGGGCGGGGCGCGCGGGCGCAACTTCATCGGCAACGATGTGGAGGCGCAAGAAGCCTGA
- a CDS encoding DUF4393 domain-containing protein gives MTGEDSIKVAKEGVSLVVEVIKAAGDNPQVKEAASNLGQTAVTLTKTINNVLVPLAAINFAFDKARIYFAGKFQQEIAEKTSEIPPEHIVEPKASIAGPMLQGLAFTHEEPDLKEMYLNLLATSMDGRTASVAHPAFVEIIKQLDSVDAKMIRGLLQSRVAIPIVQIHKKLPGNGGYNVLIEHLLNLSDPQGEAAERVGVPAMVDNWIRLGLVSVAYDKFFTDEALYSWVERRPEFLRLSQEPQSDGAKVEFQKGILQCTSLGKRFADAVGL, from the coding sequence ATGACCGGTGAAGACTCGATAAAAGTTGCCAAAGAGGGCGTGTCGCTTGTTGTCGAAGTCATTAAGGCTGCGGGTGATAACCCGCAGGTGAAGGAAGCTGCGAGTAATCTCGGCCAAACTGCAGTGACGCTGACGAAGACCATAAACAATGTTCTTGTCCCGCTAGCGGCCATTAACTTCGCCTTCGATAAGGCAAGAATCTACTTCGCAGGAAAATTTCAGCAGGAGATCGCCGAAAAAACGTCGGAAATCCCTCCCGAGCACATCGTGGAGCCGAAGGCTTCCATCGCTGGTCCGATGTTGCAGGGACTTGCGTTCACCCATGAAGAGCCCGACCTCAAAGAGATGTATCTCAATCTGTTGGCAACTTCCATGGATGGGCGAACGGCTTCGGTTGCTCATCCCGCATTCGTTGAAATCATCAAGCAGCTTGACAGCGTTGATGCAAAAATGATTCGTGGCCTGCTCCAATCTCGGGTCGCGATTCCAATCGTTCAGATTCACAAAAAGCTACCTGGAAACGGTGGCTACAACGTACTTATCGAACACTTGTTGAATCTGAGTGACCCACAGGGTGAGGCCGCTGAGCGTGTAGGTGTCCCGGCGATGGTTGACAACTGGATCCGTCTCGGCCTAGTTAGCGTTGCCTACGATAAGTTCTTCACCGATGAGGCTCTCTATTCATGGGTGGAAAGACGTCCTGAATTCCTGCGACTAAGCCAAGAACCTCAATCTGACGGAGCAAAGGTTGAGTTCCAGAAGGGCATCTTGCAATGCACCTCGCTTGGAAAACGTTTTGCGGATGCGGTGGGCCTGTAG
- the xerD gene encoding site-specific tyrosine recombinase XerD yields the protein MTEAAAAPPTADIDTFIDALWLEDGLSKNTLAAYRRDLALFAQWLREQRGGMGLDAARETDLQAYMGVRLSTKGKATSANRRLTVFKRYYRWALRERRITADPSIRLMPARQMPRAIKTLSEKQVDDLLAAPDVESPLGLRDRAMLELMYASGLRVSELVALKAIDMSLNDGVLRVLGKGNKERLVPFGGEARRWIERYLDESRPVILDGQQTPDLFVTARGAGMTRVMFWVIVKKQAAAAGIHVPLSPHTLRHAFATHLLNHGVDLRAVQLLLGHADISTTTIYTHVARERLKQLHAAHHPRG from the coding sequence ATGACCGAGGCCGCTGCCGCTCCCCCCACCGCCGACATCGACACCTTCATCGACGCCCTCTGGCTCGAGGACGGGCTGTCGAAGAACACGCTGGCCGCCTACCGCCGCGACCTCGCGCTGTTCGCGCAGTGGCTGCGCGAACAGCGGGGCGGCATGGGGCTCGATGCCGCGCGCGAGACCGACCTGCAGGCCTACATGGGCGTGCGCCTGTCCACCAAGGGCAAGGCGACCTCGGCGAACCGCCGGCTCACGGTGTTCAAGCGCTACTACCGCTGGGCGCTGCGCGAGCGCCGCATCACGGCCGACCCGAGCATCCGCCTCATGCCCGCGCGCCAGATGCCGCGCGCCATCAAGACGCTGTCCGAGAAGCAGGTCGACGACCTGCTGGCCGCACCCGACGTCGAGAGCCCGCTCGGCCTGCGCGACCGCGCCATGCTGGAGCTGATGTACGCGAGCGGCCTGCGCGTGAGCGAGCTGGTCGCCCTGAAGGCGATCGACATGAGCCTCAACGACGGCGTGCTGCGCGTGCTCGGCAAGGGCAACAAGGAACGCCTCGTGCCCTTCGGCGGCGAGGCGCGGCGCTGGATCGAACGCTATCTCGACGAATCGCGTCCCGTGATCCTCGACGGCCAGCAGACGCCCGACCTGTTCGTGACCGCACGCGGCGCGGGCATGACGCGCGTGATGTTCTGGGTCATCGTGAAGAAGCAGGCGGCCGCGGCCGGCATCCACGTGCCGCTGTCGCCGCACACGCTGCGCCATGCGTTCGCCACGCACCTGTTGAACCACGGCGTCGATCTGCGCGCGGTGCAGCTGCTGCTGGGGCACGCCGACATCTCGACCACCACCATCTACACGCACGTGGCGCGCGAGCGCCTGAAGCAGCTGCACGCGGCGCACCATCCGCGCGGCTGA
- a CDS encoding LysR substrate-binding domain-containing protein has translation MRLTQLRSFYAVAREGSFTRAAEHLHVSQPTITTQVRFLEEAYQVELFHRRGRRVQLTEIGEQLMQLAQQIFSLEGDAVALLGDAGTLRTGHLRVAAVGPYHVTKMLVDFSLRYPDVKVTVSTGNSQDVLDRLLDYSADVGVLAQLVRDDRFLSVPFSQHPVVMFVPSTHRFAKRRNIRLAELQGERLILREQGSTTRKALELALAKAKVEVDVVMEISSREVIREAVAQGLGIAAVSGVEFVPGPNLHMVGFSDTEIFTYAHVLCLAERREMRMVSAFYDTLVPAIEARKRKN, from the coding sequence ATGCGCCTCACCCAGCTGCGTTCCTTCTATGCCGTGGCCCGCGAAGGCAGCTTCACGCGGGCTGCCGAACACCTGCATGTGAGCCAGCCCACCATCACCACGCAGGTGCGCTTTCTCGAAGAGGCCTACCAGGTCGAGCTCTTCCACCGGCGCGGCCGGCGCGTGCAGCTCACCGAAATCGGCGAACAGCTCATGCAGCTCGCGCAGCAGATCTTCAGCCTCGAAGGCGATGCGGTGGCACTGCTCGGCGATGCCGGCACGCTGCGCACCGGCCACCTGCGCGTGGCGGCCGTGGGCCCGTACCACGTGACCAAGATGCTGGTCGACTTCAGCCTGCGCTACCCCGACGTGAAGGTCACGGTGAGCACCGGCAATTCACAGGACGTGCTCGACCGCCTGCTCGACTACAGCGCCGACGTCGGCGTGCTCGCGCAGCTGGTGCGCGACGACCGCTTTCTGTCGGTGCCCTTCAGCCAGCACCCGGTCGTGATGTTCGTGCCCTCCACGCACCGCTTTGCGAAGCGGCGCAACATCCGGCTCGCAGAGCTGCAGGGCGAACGGCTCATCCTGCGCGAGCAAGGATCGACCACGCGCAAAGCGCTCGAACTGGCGCTGGCCAAAGCCAAGGTCGAGGTCGACGTGGTGATGGAGATCAGCAGTCGCGAAGTGATCCGCGAAGCCGTGGCGCAAGGCCTGGGCATCGCGGCCGTGTCGGGCGTGGAGTTTGTGCCGGGGCCCAACCTGCACATGGTCGGCTTCAGCGACACCGAAATTTTTACCTACGCCCACGTGCTGTGCCTCGCCGAGCGGCGCGAGATGCGCATGGTGAGCGCCTTCTACGACACGCTGGTGCCGGCCATCGAAGCGCGCAAGCGCAAGAACTGA
- a CDS encoding tripartite tricarboxylate transporter substrate binding protein BugE codes for MQRRQWSALAGAAALVAVAGQSFAQGYPTKPVELSVPFAPGGTTDIVARVIADPLGKVLGQPVVVINRAGGGGIVGAAETARAPADGYKLGVATVSSTAANPAINPKTPYDPITDFTPIINIAATPNVIAVNPSFPAKNYAEFVAELKKNPGKYSYASSGTGGIGHLLMELYKSLTTTFVTHIPYRGAGPALNDVVAGQVPIIFDNLPSAMPFIQSGRLVPIVVSAPTRVAGLPNVPTFKEVGLEPVNRMAYYGILGPKGLPKEVVDKINAGVKKAVEDPAVKKRIEDTGSLIVANSPDQFAAQIKAEFDVYKQVVKKQNLKLD; via the coding sequence ATGCAACGTCGTCAATGGAGCGCGCTTGCGGGCGCCGCCGCGCTGGTCGCAGTGGCAGGTCAGAGTTTCGCGCAGGGCTATCCCACCAAGCCGGTCGAACTGAGTGTGCCGTTCGCACCCGGCGGCACGACGGACATCGTGGCGCGCGTGATCGCCGACCCGCTGGGCAAGGTGCTGGGCCAGCCCGTGGTGGTGATCAACCGCGCCGGTGGCGGCGGCATCGTGGGTGCGGCCGAAACCGCGCGTGCGCCGGCCGACGGCTACAAGCTGGGCGTGGCCACGGTGTCGAGCACGGCGGCCAACCCGGCCATCAACCCGAAGACGCCGTACGACCCGATCACCGACTTCACGCCGATCATCAACATCGCGGCCACGCCGAACGTGATCGCGGTGAACCCGAGCTTCCCGGCCAAGAACTACGCCGAGTTCGTGGCCGAGCTGAAGAAGAACCCGGGCAAGTATTCGTACGCCTCGTCGGGCACGGGCGGCATTGGCCACCTGCTGATGGAGCTGTACAAGAGCCTGACCACGACCTTCGTCACGCACATCCCGTACCGCGGCGCGGGCCCGGCGCTGAACGACGTGGTGGCCGGTCAGGTGCCGATCATCTTCGACAACCTGCCCTCGGCGATGCCCTTCATCCAGAGCGGCCGCCTGGTGCCGATCGTGGTGTCGGCACCGACGCGCGTGGCCGGCCTGCCGAACGTGCCGACCTTCAAGGAAGTCGGCCTGGAGCCGGTCAACCGCATGGCTTACTACGGCATCCTCGGCCCCAAGGGCCTGCCGAAGGAAGTGGTCGACAAGATCAACGCGGGCGTGAAGAAGGCGGTGGAAGATCCGGCCGTGAAGAAGCGCATCGAAGACACCGGCTCGCTGATCGTGGCCAACTCGCCCGACCAATTCGCCGCGCAGATCAAGGCCGAGTTCGACGTGTACAAGCAGGTCGTGAAGAAGCAGAACCTCAAGCTCGACTGA
- a CDS encoding carotenoid oxygenase family protein encodes MPRANAHFFTGNYAPLTEEHDIAALAIDGAIPPELSGTLYRVGPSPQHAPRDDNYHWFSGDGMVHAFHIDGGQVAYRNRWARTPKWQLENEAGRALFGSFGNPATSDPAVIGRNSGTANTSMLWHGGRLFALEESHQPFELDAFTLASRGHQSFGDRLTTRCTAHPKRDPQTGELHFFAYSPDGPGTPGMLYGVMDSQCEVTALQTFDAPYASMAHDFMLTRGHVLFPVMPLTTSVERAMRGLPLLAWDADKRTHVGVLRRGAAVDTLRWFETEACHMFHVMNAWDEGDTVIALVMQSDTAPGLPDAQGRPGDPHAMAARLCRWTFDLAGTGNGFQREYLDDLVGEFPRIDERFAGSRTRYGFYACHATARARGDAESVLFDSLARIDLETGERHLHTLPPGDVVSEPVFVPRAPRADEGDGWLLAVVWREKTWRSDLIVLDARDLRAAPVATARLPHRVPFGFHGNWRPNA; translated from the coding sequence ATGCCCCGGGCCAACGCCCATTTCTTCACCGGCAACTACGCCCCGCTCACCGAGGAGCACGACATCGCGGCCCTCGCCATCGACGGTGCGATCCCGCCGGAACTCTCGGGCACGCTCTACCGCGTGGGGCCGAGCCCGCAGCACGCACCGCGCGACGACAACTACCACTGGTTTTCGGGCGACGGCATGGTGCATGCGTTTCACATCGACGGCGGGCAGGTGGCGTACCGCAACCGCTGGGCGCGCACGCCCAAGTGGCAGCTGGAGAACGAGGCCGGGCGCGCGCTGTTCGGCTCCTTCGGCAACCCCGCGACCAGCGATCCGGCGGTGATCGGGCGCAACAGCGGCACGGCCAACACCAGCATGCTCTGGCACGGCGGCCGGCTGTTCGCGCTCGAGGAATCGCACCAGCCCTTCGAGCTCGACGCCTTCACGCTGGCATCGAGAGGGCACCAGAGCTTCGGCGACCGCCTGACGACGCGCTGCACCGCGCATCCGAAGCGCGACCCGCAAACCGGCGAGCTGCATTTCTTTGCCTACTCACCCGACGGCCCCGGCACGCCCGGCATGCTCTACGGCGTGATGGACAGCCAGTGCGAAGTGACCGCGCTGCAGACCTTCGACGCACCGTACGCCAGCATGGCGCACGACTTCATGCTGACGCGCGGGCACGTGCTCTTTCCGGTCATGCCCCTGACCACCAGCGTGGAGCGCGCAATGCGCGGCCTGCCGCTGCTGGCCTGGGATGCCGACAAGCGCACCCACGTCGGCGTGCTGCGGCGCGGTGCCGCGGTCGACACCCTGCGCTGGTTCGAGACCGAGGCCTGCCATATGTTCCACGTCATGAACGCGTGGGACGAGGGCGACACCGTCATCGCGCTCGTGATGCAGTCGGACACCGCGCCCGGTCTGCCCGATGCGCAGGGCCGCCCCGGCGACCCGCACGCGATGGCCGCGCGCCTGTGCCGATGGACCTTCGACCTGGCCGGCACCGGCAATGGTTTCCAGCGCGAGTACCTCGACGATCTGGTGGGGGAGTTCCCGCGCATCGACGAGCGTTTCGCGGGCAGCCGCACTCGGTACGGCTTCTATGCCTGCCATGCGACCGCCCGTGCCCGGGGCGATGCCGAGAGCGTGCTTTTCGACAGCCTTGCGCGCATCGACCTGGAGACCGGCGAGCGCCACCTCCACACGCTGCCGCCGGGCGATGTCGTGTCGGAGCCGGTGTTCGTGCCGCGCGCACCGCGCGCCGACGAAGGCGACGGCTGGCTCCTGGCCGTGGTCTGGCGCGAGAAGACCTGGCGCAGCGACCTGATCGTGCTCGACGCCCGCGACCTGCGCGCTGCGCCGGTCGCGACAGCCCGGCTGCCGCACCGCGTGCCGTTCGGCTTCCACGGCAACTGGCGGCCGAACGCGTAG
- the phnC gene encoding phosphonate ABC transporter ATP-binding protein, which yields MIEIRGLCKRYGDFTALHRVDLTVAKGEFVVILGASGAGKSTLLRCINHLAEPSEGEIHVDGERSRGDRAGLRKVRRDVAMIFQHYNVVPRLSVLKNVLTGRLGSMPAMLSWFQVFPSKDIAIARECLRRVELDHKADLRTDTLSGGQKQRVGIARALAQKPKVILADEPVASLDPKTSRKVLNYLKQASRQDGITVICNLHQVDYAREFAQRVIGVAGGRIVFEGRPDELTDEVLHLIYPGGVDEGAEVAPAGAEPATSTLPAAALHAVPARTAPQLAMEQS from the coding sequence ATGATCGAGATCCGCGGGCTGTGCAAGCGCTACGGCGACTTCACCGCGCTCCACCGTGTCGACCTCACGGTGGCCAAGGGTGAGTTCGTCGTCATCCTCGGCGCGTCGGGTGCGGGCAAGTCGACCTTGCTGCGTTGCATCAACCACCTGGCCGAGCCGAGCGAAGGCGAGATCCATGTGGACGGCGAGCGCTCGCGCGGCGACCGCGCCGGGCTGCGCAAGGTGCGTCGCGACGTGGCGATGATCTTCCAGCACTACAACGTGGTGCCGCGCCTGTCGGTGCTCAAGAACGTGCTGACGGGGCGGCTGGGTTCCATGCCCGCGATGCTGTCGTGGTTCCAGGTGTTCCCCTCGAAGGACATCGCCATCGCCCGCGAATGCCTGCGCCGCGTCGAGCTCGACCACAAGGCCGACTTGCGCACCGACACGCTCTCGGGCGGACAGAAGCAGCGCGTGGGCATTGCCCGCGCGCTGGCGCAAAAGCCGAAGGTGATCCTGGCCGACGAGCCCGTCGCCAGCCTCGACCCCAAGACCTCGCGCAAGGTGCTGAACTACCTGAAGCAGGCCAGTCGGCAGGACGGCATCACGGTGATCTGCAACCTGCACCAGGTCGACTACGCCCGCGAGTTCGCGCAGCGCGTGATCGGCGTGGCGGGCGGACGCATCGTGTTCGAAGGCCGGCCCGACGAGCTGACCGACGAGGTGCTGCACCTCATCTATCCGGGCGGCGTGGACGAAGGCGCTGAAGTCGCCCCTGCAGGCGCAGAGCCTGCAACGTCGACCTTGCCCGCCGCGGCCCTTCATGCGGTGCCGGCGCGCACCGCCCCGCAACTCGCCATGGAGCAATCATGA